The DNA region GTCAGCTTATTGCATATTTGAAGTTATATTAAATCCTTGGAAGGGgttagtttaaaaatatttaatgataaACATATCTAAATATGTTTTAACGACAGATTACAATAAGTTCGAGCCGCTTAAGGCAGAGATGTTGAACATCCAGCATACCCAACGATTGATCATTTGGCTGCTGACCATCGTACTCATCCTAATCGCCATTCGTTGCGCCTTCCAATTCTTTCGATGGATGATAGGAAACTGGTGTTTTCAGAAGCTGATGCGCCGTCTCCAAAAAAAGGCCTATCCTCATCCAGTAACGGAGAATGGAAAGGACCTCAATGCCACCACCATCCAGAACCTGAATGCCATCAACCGCCATGGCAGCGACCTTGAGAGGGCGCAATCGCAAATCTACAGTGTGGCAGGTAAGTGTGAGGATCTACCTGTCCGggtttttttgaaaaatagtACATATTAAAATGTACTTGATTTATTGCAGGTGTCGCCGAGGGTTCCGTTGTGACCATGACAACGCCGGTGAGCACACGCTATCCGGCGGAAAACAGTACCACGCCCACTACGGTTATGACGGAGATCGGCTATGGATACGATAATCAGGCCATGGTCGTAACGCCGATTTCCGAGAAACCCACATCGGCGACAGCTCCCGTCGCTTTCTAAAGCCAtctaaatacttaaaaataactCTTGAACCTAAATCAGTCCAGCGAAAGCGAAATGTGCACCACATTGAAACTAGTGATATTCTTGTAACTTGTTAAGCAATTTTATACAGTAATTTTTACACAGAAACATatttgtataatttgtttataatttttcgtCTTACCTTCTACGTATACCATTGCGGCCTGAAATACTTAATTGAATACAAACTGTATAAAATGCACTACTAATTTAAGTTaatgttaaattcaaattttttataagggaATCAGACTAGTTTCATCAATGACTATGTGGGTATTGTACTCAGTACATAGTATTCAATGAAACGAAGTCACGTTAAGTACTTTAACTtccaatttttatatttagttttcgAGTTTCcttaaaataaactaaaatattaCATCACAACATATTATTTGATAGAACATTATTATATAATCTTCTActtttgaaaattttgttgggaattttaacatttttatctGTTGTAGACCACAACACATATTTCAAATTACGCGCCCTACCACGAAATTACTCACCACACTTCCATCCGGCCAGACAGTTATCGACAACAAAAAGTAATCGACCCGcaaaaaatttcaaatgtTAAGTAAAACAACGGATTACGCTTAAATGTACTGTCATTTATTGTAAAAAGTATTCCACGTTGACAAACACAATTCTTAGGCTAAGTTAAGTTGGCTTTTTGAGTATAACTCTTGTTTTCGTTCTTACTTCTAATCGTTTGTATATGACACGccagatatgtatgtatgtttctTTACATACTATTATTAATGTTCTCGTGTATAAAATGCTTAACTTTTCCTAACGAATCTCATAAATCAGCCTTAAACGTAAGcttaaacttaaataaataacctAGGACTAATTCCGATCCAAttggaaatatataaaatgtgTATATTTGATCCTCTTTTCTCAGTTTTTAAGGCATTTGTAACTCACACCCAATACTGATTCCGCCTTAGCAGTGGATTGGTGGGCGGGGCCGAGGGCGGTGAACTGACCGAACCGGAAATACTTTGCGGCACGGATGCATAACCGGCAAAATCATTCGCCATATCGCAGGATGAGCTCCAGGCATCGTGCTCCAGATGATAGGGATTGTATCTCTGCGGCAGCATCATTTGCTGCGGATCGCACTGGTCGTCCGTCTCCTCCTCATCGGGATCGTAATCGGGAAACTCATGCTTATAGGACTCCACGGGTATGATCTTGCAATGGGGAATATTACTGAAACCCGGTAACGGTGTCGAACTTCCTGTCGGAGGCACTGAATCCGCTTCGGAACT from Drosophila subpulchrella strain 33 F10 #4 breed RU33 chromosome 2L, RU_Dsub_v1.1 Primary Assembly, whole genome shotgun sequence includes:
- the LOC119546221 gene encoding protein grindelwald, which produces MSARKMSALSLSVGGIPLIPSFSLVAAANGGSKDCHGVVCHPVNEFCYVVTENCHPCTAVCNNQTHNYDATLCLKECSDYNKFEPLKAEMLNIQHTQRLIIWLLTIVLILIAIRCAFQFFRWMIGNWCFQKLMRRLQKKAYPHPVTENGKDLNATTIQNLNAINRHGSDLERAQSQIYSVAGVAEGSVVTMTTPVSTRYPAENSTTPTTVMTEIGYGYDNQAMVVTPISEKPTSATAPVAF